A window of Haloarcula sp. H-GB4 contains these coding sequences:
- a CDS encoding preprotein translocase subunit Sec61beta, giving the protein MSGSDGGGLMSSAGLVRYFDAEDQNTIRIDPRTIVATGVMFGLLMLVLNAMIV; this is encoded by the coding sequence ATGAGTGGTAGCGACGGCGGCGGACTGATGTCCAGTGCGGGACTGGTCAGGTATTTCGACGCTGAAGACCAGAACACGATCCGTATCGACCCTCGAACAATCGTCGCGACCGGCGTCATGTTCGGGCTGTTGATGCTCGTGCTGAACGCGATGATCGTGTAG
- a CDS encoding LVIVD repeat-containing protein, producing MRRRTVLQRLALAGTGVGLATGTTRGHPMPTGNGTAEPAASDTPTGGDPLGVLEMEAVYEVVTSPDGHTAYVATGDGIALVDLVTPTSPRLLSRRTDLLAEGDSGPIQRVQDLAVSGSRLLAAGPAHPADGAHGFVVFDVSDRQDPTQIAGLELDTRVHNCDFDGRYAYLTANDRNGNPLLVADTETEQEVGEWSLLDAGDAWTDVPTSLWPLHDVWVQDGRAYLAYWDGGTWVVDVSDPSDISPVAKVRGRSPEDLAAIDDPGTERSEPPGNDHFVTVNEDASLLGVGGESWDLGGDDSGGPSGIELYDISDPTDADLLSTLDPPPTSDPSPGGILTTAHNFELTDNRCYSAWYNGGVRVHDLTDATAPEQVFEWRDTEATSFWTAQRAAGCFVAGSTNASRGTDVQPGLYTFPDPQIRTPTATGDEGGSANSTDGTSLGVGGPGFGVGSAVAAVGLAAWRARRRRD from the coding sequence ATGCGCCGCCGGACGGTCCTCCAACGACTCGCCCTCGCAGGAACAGGTGTCGGCCTCGCGACGGGGACGACCCGAGGTCACCCGATGCCGACCGGTAATGGAACGGCCGAGCCAGCGGCCTCCGACACCCCGACCGGCGGGGACCCGCTGGGCGTGCTGGAGATGGAGGCGGTGTACGAGGTCGTCACCAGTCCCGACGGACACACGGCCTACGTCGCGACGGGTGACGGCATCGCGCTCGTCGACCTCGTCACGCCGACCAGTCCGCGACTGCTCAGCCGACGAACCGACCTGCTGGCCGAGGGCGACAGCGGACCGATACAGCGCGTGCAGGACCTCGCTGTCAGTGGCTCACGGCTACTGGCCGCCGGGCCGGCCCACCCTGCCGACGGCGCTCACGGCTTCGTCGTCTTCGACGTAAGCGACCGGCAGGACCCAACACAGATCGCGGGCCTCGAACTGGACACGCGGGTCCACAACTGTGACTTCGACGGCCGCTACGCCTATCTGACTGCGAACGACCGCAACGGCAACCCCTTGCTCGTGGCCGATACCGAGACCGAACAGGAAGTCGGCGAGTGGTCACTGCTTGACGCCGGCGACGCCTGGACCGACGTGCCGACGAGCCTCTGGCCGCTGCACGACGTATGGGTACAGGACGGCCGGGCCTATCTGGCGTACTGGGACGGCGGAACGTGGGTCGTGGACGTATCCGACCCGAGCGACATTTCGCCCGTAGCGAAAGTCCGCGGGCGCTCCCCCGAAGACCTCGCCGCAATCGATGACCCCGGAACCGAGCGGAGCGAACCGCCGGGCAACGACCACTTCGTGACGGTCAACGAGGACGCGTCGCTGCTGGGCGTCGGCGGCGAATCGTGGGACCTCGGAGGTGACGACAGCGGCGGTCCGAGCGGCATCGAACTGTACGACATCAGCGACCCGACCGACGCCGACCTGCTGTCGACGCTCGACCCGCCGCCAACCTCAGACCCGTCGCCGGGGGGCATCCTCACGACGGCACACAACTTCGAACTGACCGACAACCGCTGTTACTCGGCGTGGTACAACGGCGGGGTCCGGGTCCACGACCTGACCGACGCGACCGCGCCCGAACAGGTCTTCGAGTGGCGCGACACCGAAGCGACCTCCTTCTGGACCGCCCAGCGGGCCGCCGGCTGTTTCGTCGCCGGGAGCACGAACGCGAGCCGGGGAACGGATGTCCAGCCCGGACTGTACACCTTTCCTGACCCGCAGATACGGACGCCGACGGCCACGGGCGACGAGGGTGGCAGCGCTAACAGCACTGATGGTACCTCCCTAGGCGTCGGCGGTCCCGGCTTCGGTGTCGGGTCGGCAGTCGCAGCCGTCGGGCTGGCAGCGTGGCGCGCCCGACGCCGGCGAGACTGA
- a CDS encoding response regulator translates to METEDSLSILHVDDDAALGDLVELYLEREDSGLNCTVTTETNPEAALTMIRSSETDFDCVVSDYDMPEMNGIDFLEAIRETHQELPVLLFSGEETGDVAAEIIQAGVTDYLKKSVGTDQYTSLIRRVEHAVDSDGSFETGSEVKLSGVGVIGTDERFERVDETYASYYGYESEELVGKHWSELHPSNEVKHIRTHVIPVVRGGGKWTGQSRGLRADETTFTESKMVTALDGGRMLIAVDEIDDSGLGEQE, encoded by the coding sequence ATGGAGACGGAAGATTCGCTCTCAATACTCCATGTCGACGACGACGCGGCGTTGGGAGACCTCGTGGAATTATATCTCGAACGAGAGGACAGCGGCCTCAATTGTACCGTCACGACGGAAACGAACCCAGAAGCCGCGCTGACGATGATCCGGTCGTCGGAGACGGACTTCGACTGTGTCGTCAGCGATTACGACATGCCGGAGATGAACGGTATCGACTTCCTCGAAGCCATCCGGGAGACGCATCAGGAGTTACCCGTGTTGCTGTTCTCTGGTGAGGAGACCGGTGACGTCGCCGCCGAAATCATCCAAGCCGGCGTCACCGACTACCTCAAGAAATCCGTCGGAACGGACCAGTACACGTCGCTCATCCGCCGGGTCGAACACGCCGTCGATTCGGACGGGAGCTTCGAGACGGGCAGCGAAGTCAAACTCAGCGGCGTCGGCGTCATCGGCACGGATGAGCGCTTCGAGCGAGTCGACGAAACCTACGCCTCGTACTACGGCTATGAGTCGGAGGAGCTCGTCGGCAAGCACTGGTCGGAACTCCACCCGAGCAACGAGGTCAAGCACATCAGGACGCATGTTATTCCCGTCGTCAGAGGCGGCGGGAAGTGGACCGGCCAGAGCAGAGGGCTGCGGGCCGACGAAACCACCTTCACCGAGTCGAAGATGGTGACGGCACTCGACGGTGGGCGGATGCTGATCGCCGTCGACGAAATCGACGATTCGGGACTGGGCGAACAGGAGTGA
- the uvrA gene encoding excinuclease ABC subunit UvrA, with amino-acid sequence MSKDIIEVRGAEEHNLKDVDVEIPREELTVVTGLSGSGKSSLAFETVYAEGQRRYIESLSAYARNFLGQMDKPQVENVEGLSPAISIDQKNAANNPRSTVGTVTELHDYLRLLYARVGTPHCPECGREVGEQSAQNMVSRLLELPEGTRAKLCAPVVRDQKGAFEDLFDDLVGEGYSRVEVDGEEFDLTLDRPELDENYDHTVDVVVDRVKISPDARSRITDSVETALEEADGTLKVILPDPAEGAAETLGGSDARATGDLADGDEGGDGATSDRVVVELSEDLACTHCGIDISEIETRSFSFNSPHGACPECEGLGETKEVSEDLVITDSSKPLKHVFEPWSYDRTYYSRQLDNVAEHFGVDLTTPFEELDESVQRQFLYGTDSRVHFEWRTKNGTREKTERFEGVIPNLERRHIETDSDRAREHIEEFMATTTCPVCEGTRLKAESRAVLVDGTSITAVNEMSISDALAHFEGMEEHLSARDRKIAEEILKEIRARLGFMTEVGLDYLTLDREASTLSGGESQRIRLATQIGSGLVGVLYVLDEPSIGLHQRDNDRLLNTLEELRDLGNTLLVVEHDTETMRRADQIIDMGPGPGKRGGDVVVNGPMDAVIDTEESVTGEYLSGERTIPVPDSRREADGELTVRGARQHNLDDLDVSIPLGTFTAITGVSGSGKSTLMHDVLYKGLVRRMNDTDVNPGEHDAIDGLDDIETVRLIDQSPIGRTPRSNPATYTNVFDHIRELFAETSLSKQRGYEVGRFSFNVKGGRCEGCGGQGTVTIDMNFLSDVTVPCEECGGARYNDETLDVTYKDATIADVLDMTVEEAYDFFESHGGIRRRLELLKDVGLGYMRLGQPSTTLSGGEAQRVKLAEELGKKDSGETLYLLDEPTTGLHPEDERKLIDVLHRLTDDGNTVVVIEHELDLIKNADQIIDLGPEGGENGGELVAQGTPEEVARTEASYTGQYLRDLLPNVDLEGPRADRDTAAEQPAADDD; translated from the coding sequence ATGAGCAAGGATATAATCGAGGTCCGAGGGGCCGAGGAACACAACCTCAAGGACGTCGACGTGGAGATTCCACGCGAGGAACTGACAGTCGTCACTGGGCTGTCGGGGTCGGGCAAATCCTCGCTCGCATTCGAGACGGTGTACGCCGAGGGCCAGCGGCGCTACATCGAATCACTCTCCGCCTACGCACGGAACTTCCTGGGGCAGATGGACAAGCCACAGGTCGAGAACGTCGAGGGGCTGTCGCCGGCCATCTCCATCGACCAGAAGAACGCCGCCAACAACCCCCGCTCGACGGTCGGGACCGTTACCGAACTACACGACTACCTCCGCCTGCTGTACGCGCGCGTCGGCACGCCCCACTGTCCGGAGTGTGGCCGCGAGGTCGGCGAGCAGTCCGCTCAGAACATGGTCTCCCGGCTATTGGAACTCCCAGAGGGCACCCGCGCCAAACTGTGTGCGCCGGTCGTCCGCGACCAGAAGGGTGCCTTCGAGGACTTGTTCGACGACCTCGTCGGCGAGGGGTACAGCCGTGTCGAGGTCGACGGCGAGGAGTTCGACCTCACGCTGGACCGACCCGAACTGGACGAGAACTACGACCATACGGTCGATGTGGTCGTGGACCGCGTGAAGATCTCGCCGGACGCTCGTTCGCGCATCACTGACTCCGTCGAGACCGCGCTGGAAGAGGCCGACGGAACGCTGAAGGTCATCCTCCCGGACCCGGCAGAAGGCGCGGCGGAGACGCTCGGCGGATCAGACGCCAGGGCAACCGGCGACCTTGCCGACGGGGACGAAGGTGGCGACGGAGCCACCTCGGACCGCGTCGTTGTCGAACTCTCCGAGGACCTTGCCTGCACCCACTGCGGTATCGACATCTCCGAGATCGAGACGCGGTCGTTCTCGTTCAACTCACCGCACGGGGCCTGCCCGGAGTGTGAGGGGCTGGGCGAGACGAAGGAGGTCAGCGAGGATCTCGTCATCACCGACTCGTCGAAGCCGCTCAAGCACGTTTTCGAGCCCTGGAGTTACGACCGGACGTACTACTCGCGGCAACTGGACAACGTCGCCGAGCACTTCGGCGTGGACCTCACGACGCCGTTCGAGGAGCTAGACGAGTCCGTCCAGCGGCAGTTCCTCTACGGGACCGACAGCAGAGTCCACTTCGAGTGGCGGACGAAGAACGGGACCCGCGAGAAGACCGAGCGGTTCGAGGGCGTCATCCCAAACCTGGAGCGGCGACACATCGAGACGGATTCGGACCGCGCCCGCGAGCATATTGAGGAGTTCATGGCGACGACGACGTGCCCGGTCTGTGAAGGGACACGGCTCAAAGCGGAGTCGCGGGCGGTGCTCGTCGACGGCACCTCGATAACCGCGGTCAACGAGATGTCCATCAGTGACGCGTTGGCTCACTTCGAGGGGATGGAAGAGCACCTCTCGGCCCGGGACCGAAAGATCGCTGAGGAGATTCTCAAGGAGATCCGGGCCCGCCTAGGCTTCATGACCGAGGTCGGCCTGGACTACCTGACGCTCGACCGCGAGGCGTCGACGCTGTCCGGCGGTGAGAGCCAGCGCATCCGGCTGGCGACCCAGATCGGGAGCGGCCTCGTCGGTGTTCTCTATGTCCTCGACGAGCCCTCCATTGGCCTCCACCAGCGGGACAACGACCGCCTGCTGAACACGCTCGAAGAGCTTCGGGACCTCGGAAACACGCTGCTCGTGGTCGAACACGACACCGAGACGATGCGCCGGGCCGACCAGATAATCGACATGGGCCCCGGTCCGGGCAAGCGCGGCGGCGACGTCGTCGTCAACGGCCCGATGGACGCGGTCATCGACACCGAGGAGTCGGTGACCGGGGAGTACCTCTCGGGCGAGCGGACGATTCCGGTGCCCGACAGCCGCCGTGAGGCCGACGGCGAACTCACCGTTCGGGGCGCTCGCCAGCACAACCTCGACGACCTCGACGTGTCCATCCCGCTGGGGACGTTCACCGCCATCACGGGCGTCTCGGGCTCCGGGAAATCCACGCTGATGCACGACGTGCTGTACAAGGGGCTGGTGCGCCGGATGAACGACACCGACGTGAACCCCGGCGAACACGACGCTATCGACGGCCTCGACGACATCGAGACGGTGCGGCTCATCGATCAGTCGCCCATCGGCCGAACGCCCCGTTCCAACCCCGCAACGTACACCAACGTCTTCGATCACATCCGCGAACTGTTCGCCGAGACGAGCCTCTCGAAACAGCGCGGCTACGAGGTTGGCCGATTCTCGTTCAACGTCAAGGGCGGCCGCTGTGAGGGCTGTGGCGGTCAGGGGACGGTCACCATCGACATGAACTTCCTCTCGGACGTGACGGTCCCCTGCGAGGAGTGTGGCGGCGCGCGCTACAACGACGAGACGCTGGACGTGACCTACAAGGACGCAACCATCGCCGACGTGCTCGATATGACCGTCGAGGAAGCGTATGACTTCTTCGAGAGCCACGGCGGCATCCGCCGCCGGCTGGAACTCCTGAAGGACGTGGGGCTTGGCTACATGCGGCTGGGCCAGCCCTCGACGACGCTCTCGGGCGGCGAGGCCCAACGCGTGAAACTCGCCGAGGAACTCGGCAAGAAGGATTCGGGCGAGACGCTGTACCTGCTCGACGAGCCGACCACCGGGCTCCACCCGGAGGACGAGCGAAAGCTCATCGACGTACTCCACCGGCTCACTGACGACGGCAACACCGTCGTCGTCATCGAGCACGAACTCGACCTGATAAAGAACGCCGACCAGATCATCGATCTCGGTCCCGAGGGTGGCGAGAACGGCGGCGAACTCGTCGCTCAGGGGACGCCGGAGGAGGTGGCCCGAACCGAGGCATCCTACACCGGGCAGTATCTCCGTGACCTGCTACCGAACGTCGATCTGGAGGGACCGCGAGCGGACCGCGACACAGCAGCCGAACAGCCGGCCGCGGACGACGACTGA
- a CDS encoding archaemetzincin family Zn-dependent metalloprotease, protein MHVDIVPVGEVSAQVKREASDGLRSVYDCEVSMHEPQSIPAGAYDGDRDQYRAEEFIDLARRVGSGGKNIAITPKDLFYRRRNYVFGLAYLGGSGSVISTYRLQTSSDGGFSNRSAGEIFSQRVRKEVVHEVGHTLGLEHCDNKRCVMNFSPTVRQVDVKEVSLCGSCQRNVL, encoded by the coding sequence ATGCACGTCGACATCGTGCCGGTGGGCGAGGTCTCAGCCCAAGTCAAACGCGAGGCCTCGGACGGACTTCGCTCCGTCTACGACTGTGAGGTCTCGATGCACGAGCCACAGTCCATTCCTGCCGGCGCGTACGATGGGGACCGCGACCAGTACCGCGCAGAGGAGTTTATCGACCTCGCTCGCCGGGTCGGCTCTGGCGGTAAAAATATCGCTATCACGCCGAAAGACCTCTTTTACCGCCGTCGAAACTACGTTTTTGGACTCGCATACCTCGGTGGCTCCGGCAGCGTCATCTCCACGTACCGGCTCCAGACATCCTCCGATGGCGGCTTCTCGAACCGCTCTGCCGGTGAGATCTTCTCACAGCGGGTTCGAAAAGAAGTCGTCCACGAGGTCGGCCACACGCTCGGGCTGGAACACTGCGATAACAAGCGCTGCGTGATGAACTTCTCCCCCACTGTCCGACAGGTCGACGTGAAGGAAGTCTCGCTGTGTGGCTCTTGCCAGCGAAACGTGCTGTAG
- the npdG gene encoding NADPH-dependent F420 reductase — protein MDIALLGGTGDIGQGLALRWADDTNHTITIGSRKAQKAANKAEEYETELASRGHDDPSIAGLVNEEAAARADVVVAAVPAYHLTDTIDAVADELDDTTLIAPAVGMQRDEDGFHYNRPGAGSVTQLAANAAPDDTPVVGAFHNLAAGRLANLDADLNWDTIVVGDDTDAKETVCELAEGIEGLRALDGGPLSNAAEIEGLTPLLINVARHNDGLHDLGVKFQ, from the coding sequence ATGGACATCGCGTTGCTTGGCGGTACTGGAGACATCGGCCAAGGCCTCGCCCTCCGCTGGGCTGATGACACCAACCACACGATCACCATCGGCTCCCGGAAAGCCCAGAAAGCGGCGAACAAAGCCGAGGAGTACGAGACAGAACTGGCCAGCCGCGGCCACGATGACCCATCAATCGCCGGCCTGGTGAACGAGGAGGCCGCCGCCCGCGCCGACGTTGTCGTCGCCGCCGTCCCGGCCTACCACCTCACGGACACTATCGACGCCGTCGCCGACGAACTCGACGACACCACGCTCATTGCCCCCGCCGTCGGGATGCAACGCGACGAGGACGGCTTCCACTACAACCGCCCCGGTGCCGGCAGCGTCACGCAACTGGCCGCCAACGCTGCCCCCGACGACACCCCCGTCGTCGGCGCGTTCCATAACCTCGCGGCTGGCCGACTCGCTAACCTTGACGCCGACCTGAACTGGGACACCATCGTCGTCGGCGACGATACTGACGCCAAAGAAACCGTCTGTGAACTCGCCGAGGGCATCGAGGGGCTTCGTGCCCTTGATGGCGGCCCGCTCTCCAACGCCGCCGAAATCGAGGGACTGACGCCGCTGCTCATCAACGTCGCCCGGCACAACGACGGCCTGCATGACCTCGGCGTGAAGTTCCAATAG
- a CDS encoding co-chaperone YbbN — MTVTLKDFYADWCGPCKTQDPILEDLEEEWADVEFEKINVDEEQDVANEYQVRSLPTLIIENDDGIVERFVGVTQADDIDDALQQASA, encoded by the coding sequence ATGACGGTTACACTGAAGGACTTCTACGCGGACTGGTGCGGCCCTTGCAAAACGCAGGACCCGATCCTCGAAGACCTCGAAGAGGAGTGGGCAGACGTCGAGTTCGAGAAGATCAACGTCGACGAGGAACAGGACGTTGCCAACGAGTATCAGGTACGTTCCCTCCCGACGCTCATCATCGAGAACGACGACGGCATCGTTGAGCGCTTCGTCGGCGTCACGCAGGCAGACGACATCGACGACGCGCTGCAGCAGGCCTCGGCGTAA
- a CDS encoding UPF0146 family protein: MYDVTDTTGPLVDRLASVDSVVEVGIGNHPDVAAALAERGVDVTATDIVERDVPDGVRFVVDDILDPDQSVYVDSDIVFARNLPPELHRPTLTVADAVGAAFWFTTLGGDQPTVDAEREQLRGGETLYRAKDSKALE; this comes from the coding sequence TTGTACGACGTGACCGACACCACCGGCCCGCTCGTTGACCGACTGGCGTCCGTCGATTCCGTCGTCGAGGTCGGCATCGGAAACCACCCTGACGTAGCCGCGGCGCTAGCGGAGCGAGGCGTGGATGTGACCGCGACGGACATCGTCGAACGAGATGTCCCCGACGGGGTGCGGTTCGTCGTGGATGACATCCTCGATCCCGATCAGTCCGTGTATGTGGATTCAGACATCGTATTCGCCCGGAATCTCCCGCCAGAACTGCATCGGCCGACGCTGACCGTTGCCGACGCCGTTGGGGCCGCGTTCTGGTTCACGACGCTGGGCGGCGACCAGCCAACGGTCGACGCCGAACGCGAGCAGCTCCGTGGCGGGGAGACGCTGTACCGGGCGAAAGATAGCAAGGCGCTTGAGTGA
- a CDS encoding TIGR01548 family HAD-type hydrolase, with amino-acid sequence MQVDAVVLDIDGVLVDVADSYRRAIIESIDRVYGDTIEKSAVQQFKDAGGFNNDWELTYAAALFVLAGRESAVADIAAFTDAIAERGGGLGAAEAVVHDLLDDPAETRVFDAWDREQLRDVFQTLYLGTDLYRDIEGGEPPFAAPGYIHDEPLLVDDETLSALQNRFAVGVVTGRPAAEADIALERVGLDLPTEHRFTMDDWGEGKPHPAALQTLAERFDAERVAFAGDTLDDVATAVNADEADDDRVYYGIGVLTGGLTGDAGRQTFANNGASAVIESVTDLPELLDTA; translated from the coding sequence ATGCAAGTCGACGCGGTCGTCCTCGACATCGACGGCGTGCTGGTGGACGTGGCCGACTCCTATCGCCGAGCGATCATCGAATCCATCGACCGGGTGTACGGTGATACGATCGAGAAGTCAGCGGTCCAGCAGTTCAAGGATGCCGGCGGGTTCAACAACGACTGGGAACTGACCTATGCAGCCGCGCTGTTCGTCCTTGCCGGCCGCGAGTCGGCCGTCGCCGACATCGCAGCATTCACCGACGCCATCGCCGAACGCGGCGGCGGTCTCGGCGCAGCCGAAGCCGTGGTCCATGACCTGCTCGATGACCCGGCCGAAACGCGGGTTTTCGACGCCTGGGACCGCGAACAGCTCCGGGACGTGTTCCAGACGCTGTATCTCGGCACCGATCTCTATCGCGATATCGAGGGCGGCGAACCGCCGTTTGCCGCGCCGGGGTACATTCACGACGAGCCGCTGCTGGTCGACGACGAGACGCTGTCGGCCCTGCAGAACCGCTTCGCTGTCGGCGTCGTTACCGGCCGACCGGCCGCCGAGGCAGACATCGCGCTGGAACGCGTCGGCCTCGACCTGCCAACGGAGCACCGCTTCACCATGGACGACTGGGGAGAAGGGAAGCCCCACCCCGCCGCCCTGCAGACGCTCGCCGAGCGCTTCGACGCCGAGCGGGTCGCCTTCGCCGGGGACACCCTCGACGACGTAGCGACGGCAGTCAACGCCGACGAAGCCGACGACGACCGTGTCTACTACGGCATCGGCGTCTTGACCGGCGGGCTGACCGGCGACGCCGGCCGCCAGACGTTCGCCAACAACGGCGCGAGTGCCGTCATCGAATCGGTCACCGACCTGCCCGAGCTTCTCGATACGGCATAA
- a CDS encoding LURP-one-related/scramblase family protein produces MGTSDYDIAGIDLSDDSYTVEQSLIRNKYKAMDAAGNVVLRGKQKMLKMKEEFPFVDANDNEVFQVKAGGIIDVAGNYVLTDSKTGEDIVILDNDYSIFQDTWKVRDASTEAKIAEINSQGALVTIARNVVPFGGWIPHKYEITDQDGNHVGNIDGQFSLKDRYEITIDDASTVPKEPIIAAAMVIDAIQGN; encoded by the coding sequence ATGGGAACAAGCGACTACGACATTGCGGGGATTGACCTCTCCGACGACAGCTACACAGTCGAACAGAGCCTGATCCGTAACAAGTACAAGGCGATGGACGCAGCCGGGAACGTCGTCCTCCGCGGGAAACAGAAGATGCTGAAGATGAAAGAGGAGTTCCCGTTTGTCGACGCAAACGACAACGAGGTGTTTCAGGTCAAGGCCGGCGGCATCATCGACGTGGCCGGCAACTACGTCCTCACTGACTCCAAGACCGGCGAGGACATCGTCATCCTCGACAACGACTACTCGATTTTTCAGGACACGTGGAAGGTTCGGGACGCCAGTACCGAGGCGAAGATCGCCGAGATCAACTCTCAGGGCGCACTCGTGACTATCGCGCGCAACGTCGTCCCGTTCGGCGGCTGGATTCCCCACAAGTACGAGATCACCGACCAGGACGGCAACCACGTCGGCAACATCGACGGGCAGTTCTCGCTGAAAGACCGCTACGAGATCACTATCGACGACGCCAGCACGGTTCCGAAAGAGCCGATCATCGCTGCGGCGATGGTTATCGACGCGATTCAGGGGAACTGA
- a CDS encoding DUF402 domain-containing protein: MTVRVRGIYATALTQLLREAGHEVVQASGPIEDRFDGEFPDERAAVTVTTTDDQQGVGVVGDHEAAAAVTDRLTELGRDTLHWADPTPAGAIYAGTVTETLGSGAVVDLGDGEGFLPYSSSDERVKTGDALRVQVVEASAPWTNGRPVLDTTIAVRGSLLSLVRGRSGPSSGTGGPAMLDLIAAEPRDGWGVSWESASEDASFDALADALDAANERAAAIDDALAGADAPADCAPARYVAGFSTSWLWFGRESRFALDEARREVTATMPGHHRVKAGDRAASAAVDYVEALCDDIGTGETDFPFAVTARQFGPQVGGSLSLGHGKPDGRLITLGNGEVQSVDDDGTVTIEREMSPGGTYDALGVPKEAGDIAETKVKEGRWWYPTVYRDSDGEKKGTYVNVCTPVEVFPDTARYVDLHVDVVKHADGTVERVDDDELDAAVERGHISEPLAERARSVAAAVKSALE, encoded by the coding sequence ATGACCGTCCGGGTCAGGGGCATCTACGCGACGGCACTGACCCAGTTGCTGCGCGAGGCGGGACACGAGGTCGTGCAGGCGTCGGGACCCATCGAGGACCGCTTCGACGGCGAGTTTCCCGACGAGCGGGCGGCGGTCACCGTGACGACGACGGACGATCAGCAGGGCGTCGGCGTCGTCGGCGACCACGAAGCTGCCGCGGCCGTTACGGACCGCCTGACAGAACTCGGGCGAGACACGCTCCACTGGGCCGACCCGACGCCAGCGGGCGCAATCTACGCCGGTACCGTGACCGAGACGCTGGGGAGCGGCGCTGTCGTCGACCTCGGTGACGGCGAGGGCTTTCTCCCGTACTCGTCCTCGGACGAGCGCGTCAAGACGGGCGATGCGCTCCGGGTGCAGGTTGTCGAGGCGAGCGCGCCGTGGACGAACGGCCGGCCCGTGCTGGACACCACCATCGCGGTTCGCGGGTCGCTCCTCTCGCTCGTGCGTGGCAGAAGCGGGCCGTCGTCGGGGACCGGCGGCCCGGCGATGCTGGACCTCATCGCCGCGGAGCCCCGGGACGGCTGGGGCGTCTCGTGGGAATCGGCGAGCGAGGACGCCAGCTTCGACGCGCTGGCCGACGCGCTCGACGCCGCAAACGAACGTGCGGCAGCCATCGACGACGCGCTTGCGGGAGCCGACGCGCCTGCAGACTGCGCGCCCGCCCGGTACGTCGCGGGGTTCTCAACGTCGTGGCTGTGGTTCGGCCGCGAGAGCCGGTTCGCGCTCGACGAGGCCCGCCGCGAGGTGACGGCGACGATGCCGGGCCACCATCGCGTGAAGGCCGGCGACCGCGCGGCCAGTGCCGCCGTCGACTACGTCGAAGCGCTATGCGACGACATCGGGACCGGTGAGACGGACTTCCCCTTCGCTGTGACGGCCCGGCAGTTCGGCCCGCAGGTCGGCGGGTCCCTGTCGCTGGGCCACGGCAAGCCCGACGGCCGACTCATCACGCTGGGCAACGGGGAGGTACAGTCCGTCGACGACGACGGGACGGTGACCATCGAGCGCGAGATGAGTCCCGGCGGCACCTACGACGCGCTCGGCGTCCCGAAAGAGGCCGGCGACATTGCCGAGACGAAAGTCAAGGAGGGCCGCTGGTGGTACCCGACCGTGTACCGCGACAGCGACGGCGAAAAGAAGGGCACGTACGTCAACGTCTGTACGCCTGTCGAGGTGTTCCCCGACACCGCCCGGTACGTCGACCTCCACGTCGACGTGGTGAAACACGCCGACGGCACCGTCGAGCGGGTCGACGACGACGAACTCGACGCGGCCGTCGAACGCGGCCACATCTCCGAGCCGCTGGCCGAGCGCGCACGGAGCGTCGCCGCCGCCGTCAAGAGCGCGCTGGAGTAA